A genomic stretch from Sulfurimonas sediminis includes:
- a CDS encoding c-type cytochrome, with protein MMFTLNKKLLISISTAAVLSLGLSACMENASPAGSNVPTKASIDGGVDYPVVNGKTGPYYVNTNAHNADVKYGRTPTKAEYDEWNSDVMADGTGLPEGQGSVEEGEEIYEAKCVMCHGDFGSGGGGYPALAKGNAYELHETLKYQRIKPDTDGPVRVFGTYWPQASTLWWYIKDAMPHPLTDSLSDDEVYALVAYILNANEMEIDGVEVDDEYVLNREKFLKIKMPNRDGFEPDIAGPNGPENVRKYYANAKNFGGQKYDVKNPASRCMKNCQEPTAKVVYIKGAGISDFHPPLSAVRDLPKEKEESSFDAKKAYAANCAMCHDTGAAPAPGDKSAWAPLLAKGMDKVYKNGLKGTDTGMPPKGGASLSDKQFKSVVDYIVNQSK; from the coding sequence ATGATGTTTACATTAAATAAAAAATTATTAATTTCAATTTCTACTGCAGCTGTATTGTCACTGGGACTTTCTGCATGTATGGAAAATGCTTCACCTGCAGGTTCAAATGTGCCTACAAAAGCTTCTATTGACGGTGGAGTGGATTATCCGGTTGTAAACGGAAAAACAGGACCATATTATGTAAATACAAATGCACATAATGCAGATGTAAAATATGGCCGTACTCCGACAAAAGCGGAATATGACGAATGGAATTCTGATGTCATGGCTGATGGTACAGGTTTACCCGAAGGGCAAGGAAGCGTCGAAGAAGGTGAAGAAATTTACGAAGCAAAGTGTGTCATGTGTCATGGTGACTTTGGTTCAGGCGGTGGTGGTTATCCGGCACTTGCAAAAGGAAATGCCTATGAATTGCATGAAACACTGAAATACCAAAGAATCAAACCTGATACTGACGGTCCTGTACGTGTTTTTGGTACGTACTGGCCACAGGCAAGTACTCTATGGTGGTACATTAAAGATGCGATGCCTCATCCGTTAACTGACAGTCTCAGTGATGATGAAGTGTATGCTTTGGTTGCATATATATTAAATGCAAATGAAATGGAAATAGACGGCGTGGAAGTTGATGATGAGTATGTACTTAATCGTGAAAAATTTCTAAAAATAAAAATGCCAAACAGAGACGGATTTGAACCGGATATCGCTGGTCCGAATGGTCCTGAAAATGTACGTAAGTATTATGCAAATGCAAAAAACTTTGGCGGACAGAAATATGATGTCAAAAATCCTGCATCAAGATGTATGAAAAACTGCCAGGAACCGACTGCGAAAGTTGTTTATATAAAAGGTGCCGGTATCAGTGACTTTCATCCACCTTTGTCTGCAGTAAGAGATCTTCCAAAAGAGAAAGAAGAAAGCAGTTTTGATGCGAAAAAAGCATATGCTGCAAACTGTGCAATGTGCCATGATACAGGTGCTGCTCCAGCACCTGGAGACAAGTCTGCATGGGCACCGTTACTTGCAAAAGGAATGGATAAAGTATATAAAAACGGTTTAAAAGGGACTGATACAGGAATGCCTCCCAAAGGTGGTGCATCGCTCTCTGACAAACAATTCAAATCAGTTGTTGACTACATAGTCAATCAAAGTAAATAA